From Aliarcobacter butzleri, the proteins below share one genomic window:
- a CDS encoding P-II family nitrogen regulator, producing the protein MKRIEAVIKPFKLEDVKDALQEAGITGMTVSDVKGYGRQQGHSELYRGAEYVVDFLPKIKIELIVADENVDNIISVIIEAARTGKIGDGKIFVSPIEKIVRIRTGEEDEEAI; encoded by the coding sequence GTGAAGAGAATTGAAGCTGTAATCAAGCCATTTAAACTTGAAGATGTAAAGGATGCTTTACAAGAAGCAGGAATTACTGGTATGACTGTATCTGATGTAAAGGGTTATGGAAGACAACAAGGACATAGCGAACTTTATAGAGGTGCTGAATATGTTGTTGATTTCTTACCAAAAATCAAAATTGAGTTAATTGTTGCAGATGAAAACGTTGATAACATAATTTCAGTTATTATAGAAGCTGCAAGAACAGGAAAAATTGGAGATGGGAAAATATTTGTTTCTCCTATTGAAAAAATTGTAAGAATTAGAACAGGTGAAGAAGACGAGGAAGCTATTTAG
- the pyrC gene encoding dihydroorotase gives MSGFKTFEINEPLDMHLHLRDADMLKLVGPLTSKTFSGALVMPNLVPPITTKEALLSYKQRIKEACKNDQFEPFVTLFFKNDYSYEFLKDIKDEIIAIKLYPAGITTNSETGVSSMDIEVLRPTLESMSKLEIPLCIHGETNGFVMDREKEFMPIYESIAKAFPKLKIIMEHITTKDAIELLDKYDNLFATVTLHHLLITLDDVAGGMLQPHLFCKPIAKTPIDRSALLNAALKAHPKLMFGSDSAPHPKHKKECCGCAAGVFTSPIALQVLTQLFEKHNALENLNAFVSLNAQKIYNLKLDKKTIKLVKKDFVVPAIYEYKEERVVPMYAGETLSWSLED, from the coding sequence ATGAGTGGCTTTAAAACTTTTGAAATAAATGAACCTTTGGATATGCATCTTCATTTAAGAGATGCAGATATGCTAAAACTTGTAGGACCGCTAACATCAAAAACATTTAGTGGTGCTTTAGTTATGCCAAATTTAGTTCCACCTATTACAACAAAAGAAGCTTTATTATCATATAAACAAAGAATTAAAGAAGCCTGTAAAAATGATCAATTTGAGCCTTTTGTAACACTATTTTTCAAAAATGATTACTCTTATGAATTTTTAAAAGATATAAAAGATGAGATAATCGCTATTAAACTTTATCCAGCAGGGATTACAACTAACTCTGAAACAGGAGTTTCTTCTATGGATATCGAAGTTTTAAGACCTACTTTAGAATCTATGAGTAAATTAGAAATTCCACTTTGTATTCATGGTGAAACAAATGGTTTTGTAATGGATAGAGAAAAAGAGTTTATGCCAATTTATGAATCAATAGCAAAAGCCTTTCCAAAATTAAAAATTATTATGGAACATATAACTACAAAAGATGCGATAGAGTTGTTGGATAAATATGATAATCTTTTTGCAACTGTAACATTACATCATTTGCTTATAACTTTAGATGACGTTGCTGGCGGTATGCTTCAACCACATCTATTTTGTAAACCAATAGCAAAAACTCCTATTGATAGGAGTGCTTTATTAAATGCTGCATTAAAAGCTCATCCAAAACTTATGTTTGGAAGTGATAGTGCTCCTCATCCAAAACATAAAAAAGAGTGTTGTGGTTGTGCAGCTGGAGTTTTTACTTCACCAATCGCTTTACAAGTATTAACACAACTTTTTGAAAAGCATAATGCATTAGAAAATTTAAATGCCTTTGTTTCTTTAAATGCACAAAAAATTTATAATCTAAAATTGGATAAAAAAACTATAAAATTAGTAAAAAAAGATTTTGTAGTTCCAGCAATTTATGAATATAAAGAAGAAAGAGTTGTGCCTATGTATGCAGGAGAAACTTTATCTTGGAGTTTAGAAGACTAA